The following coding sequences lie in one Anaerolineales bacterium genomic window:
- the coaBC gene encoding bifunctional phosphopantothenoylcysteine decarboxylase/phosphopantothenate--cysteine ligase CoaBC: protein MNLLHGKRILLGVTGSVAAYKAVELASKLTQAGAEVDVLLTDAATRFVSPLSFQSVTGRAAHTDAELWGAEAHVLHVNLGRPADLLLVAPVTANTMAKFALGLADNLLSLTALSAHCPLMLAPAMDGGMFVAAATQQNLQTLAARGAVVVGPDEGHLASGLSARGRMTDPAEILERVCHLLSRGGPLGGRKVVVTAGGTREPIDPVRVIANRSSGKQGFALARAARDAGADVVLIAAPSALCEPFGVRRIDVQTAEAMRLMVLKESADADALIMAAAVADFRPSQTSSRKIKKDAPLDSIPLEPTQDILLDVAQAKAKSGFPRATVGFAAETEGLEKNARKKLEAKRLDLIVANEVGRPGSGFESDSNRVTILSAGGPAEALPEMDKTRVAEEILDRVINMVAGG, encoded by the coding sequence ATGAACCTCCTCCACGGCAAACGCATCCTGCTCGGCGTGACCGGTTCGGTCGCGGCCTACAAGGCGGTCGAATTGGCCAGCAAGCTCACCCAAGCCGGCGCCGAGGTCGACGTCCTCCTGACCGACGCCGCGACCCGCTTCGTCTCCCCGCTCAGTTTCCAATCCGTCACCGGCCGGGCGGCGCACACCGATGCCGAACTGTGGGGAGCCGAGGCGCACGTCCTGCACGTGAACCTCGGCCGGCCGGCGGATCTGCTCCTGGTCGCCCCGGTCACCGCCAACACCATGGCCAAATTCGCGCTCGGCTTGGCGGACAACCTGCTTTCGCTCACCGCGCTCTCCGCGCACTGCCCGCTGATGCTCGCCCCGGCGATGGACGGCGGAATGTTCGTTGCGGCCGCCACGCAGCAAAACCTGCAAACCCTCGCCGCCCGCGGCGCGGTCGTCGTCGGTCCGGATGAGGGCCACCTGGCCTCGGGCCTTTCGGCCAGGGGGCGAATGACCGATCCGGCCGAGATCCTCGAGCGCGTTTGCCACCTGCTTTCGCGCGGCGGCCCGCTGGGCGGGCGCAAGGTGGTGGTCACCGCCGGCGGCACCCGCGAGCCGATCGATCCGGTGCGCGTGATCGCCAACCGCTCCTCGGGCAAACAGGGTTTCGCGCTCGCCCGCGCCGCGCGCGACGCGGGGGCCGACGTGGTCCTGATCGCCGCGCCGTCCGCGTTGTGCGAGCCGTTCGGCGTGCGGCGGATCGACGTTCAGACCGCCGAGGCGATGCGGTTAATGGTATTAAAGGAATCGGCGGACGCCGACGCGCTGATCATGGCCGCCGCGGTCGCGGATTTCCGCCCGTCCCAAACCTCGTCCCGGAAGATTAAAAAGGACGCGCCCCTCGACTCGATCCCCCTGGAGCCGACCCAGGACATCCTCCTGGATGTCGCCCAAGCCAAAGCCAAAAGCGGCTTCCCGCGCGCGACGGTCGGCTTTGCCGCCGAGACAGAGGGCTTGGAAAAAAACGCCCGGAAAAAATTGGAGGCCAAGCGCCTCGACCTGATCGTCGCCAACGAGGTCGGCCGTCCCGGCTCGGGGTTCGAATCCGACTCCAACCGTGTTACGATCCTTTCCGCCGGCGGTCCGGCCGAAGCCCTGCCGGAGATGGATAAAACCCGGGTGGCCGAGGAGATCCTCGACCGGGTGATAAATATGGTGGCGGGCGGATAA